In Danaus plexippus chromosome 17, MEX_DaPlex, whole genome shotgun sequence, one DNA window encodes the following:
- the LOC116771221 gene encoding protein spaetzle 4 isoform X1, which produces MRLAIAFLFVVTWAGAQSYDYASSCTRPHRTRRARLPEVPCDLTQQSYCTTPGSNYPWHAIRRFIRENQGLMRRMYGEERHIAVLKAELENFIDDEDDNSNPDFSEDLVQTKIKYTKKNPRAMKDKPHFRPIQSNSEKQKKVDSGLGVRPLESYNSSSSSSGRNSTTDMSNDTLEEDTGVSYKTKLESIANIEINNLDPDVITLEAVIKQSIETNSIYPKFSAASKAEPPDDKNNTKGNSTSSESLTTTEMSDEPYDDDGITDKDTWNGTDGSTLPPTLLFSEHEKVKETDNRDGDKESQEANPKPTHQETMRPAVIKLRGANACETKEEMAAPFWANSTRGEMLALLNMYPFEQYIHLETCVHKHKQMYCREGCRCEQQFRLHRLLAYDPRNECRGIFADWFKFPACCVCRCYDVPLEFRARSPRILPPQYDDQVKRLIYEDAARDWYSMPYDDLY; this is translated from the exons ATGCGTCTCGCGATCGCCTTTCTGTTTGTG GTGACATGGGCGGGGGCGCAGAGCTACGACTACGCGTCCTCCTGCACGAGACCTCATCGGACGAGGAGGGCGAGGCTGCCGGAGGTGCCGTGTGATCTCACCCAGCAGAGTTACTGCACCACGCCCGGCAGCAACTATCCCTGGCATGCCATACGGCGGTTTATTAGAGAAAATCAG GGACTGATGAGACGGATGTACGGCGAGGAGCGTCACATAGCGGTTCTTAAAGCGGAGCTGGAGAACTTCATTGATGATGAAGATGACAACAGCAACCCTGACTTCTCAGAGGATCTTGTACAGACCAAGATTAAATATACTAAGAAAAATCCACGTGCCATGAAAGACAAACCACATTTTAGGCCAATACAGTCGAACAGTGAGAAACAGAAGAAAGTGGACAGTGGTCTAGGAGTGAGACCTCTAGAAAGTTATAACAGTTCGAGTTCCAGCAGCGGCAGGAACAGCACGACCGACATGAGCAACGACACGCTGGAGGAAGACACGGGGGTCTCATACAAGACCAAGCTGGAGAGCATCGCCAACATCGAAATAAACAATCTGGACCCCGACGTCATAACGTTAGAGGCGGTCATCAAACAGAGCATCGAAACTAACAGCATCTACCCGAAGTTCTCAGCAGCTTCGAAGGCAGAGCCTCCGGACGATAAGAATAACACCAAAGGGAACTCGACCTCAAGCGAGAGTCTGACTACAACGGAAATGAGCGACGAGCCCTACGACGACGACGGAATCACGGACAAGGACACGTGGAACGGCACGGACGGGTCCACGTTGCCTCCCACGTTACTGTTCTCGGAACACGAAAAAGTCAAAGAAACGGATAACAGAGACGGAGACAAAGAGAGCCAGGAGGCGAACCCTAAACCAACACATCAGGAGACGATGCGGCCCGCGGTCATCAAACTGAGAGGAGC TAACGCTTGCGAGACCAAAGAGGAGATGGCGGCTCCGTTTTGGGCGAACAGCACTCGCGGTGAGATGCTGGCTCTCCTCAACATGTACCCCTTCGAGCAGTACATACACCTGGAGACCTGCGTCCACAAACACAAGCAGATGTACTGCAGAGAGGGTTGCAG ATGCGAGCAGCAGTTCCGCCTGCACCGGCTCCTGGCGTACGACCCGCGGAACGAGTGCCGCGGAATCTTCGCGGACTGGTTCAAGTTCCCCGCGTGCTGCGTGTGCCGCTGTTACGACGTGCCGCTGGAGTTCCGCGCGCGCTCCCCCCGGATCCTACCGCCGCAGTACGACGACCAGGTCAAGAGACTCATATACGAGGACGCGGCCCGCGACTGGTACAGCATGCCCTACGACGACCTCTACTGA
- the LOC116771221 gene encoding protein spaetzle 4 isoform X2: protein MRRMYGEERHIAVLKAELENFIDDEDDNSNPDFSEDLVQTKIKYTKKNPRAMKDKPHFRPIQSNSEKQKKVDSGLGVRPLESYNSSSSSSGRNSTTDMSNDTLEEDTGVSYKTKLESIANIEINNLDPDVITLEAVIKQSIETNSIYPKFSAASKAEPPDDKNNTKGNSTSSESLTTTEMSDEPYDDDGITDKDTWNGTDGSTLPPTLLFSEHEKVKETDNRDGDKESQEANPKPTHQETMRPAVIKLRGANACETKEEMAAPFWANSTRGEMLALLNMYPFEQYIHLETCVHKHKQMYCREGCRCEQQFRLHRLLAYDPRNECRGIFADWFKFPACCVCRCYDVPLEFRARSPRILPPQYDDQVKRLIYEDAARDWYSMPYDDLY, encoded by the exons ATGAGACGGATGTACGGCGAGGAGCGTCACATAGCGGTTCTTAAAGCGGAGCTGGAGAACTTCATTGATGATGAAGATGACAACAGCAACCCTGACTTCTCAGAGGATCTTGTACAGACCAAGATTAAATATACTAAGAAAAATCCACGTGCCATGAAAGACAAACCACATTTTAGGCCAATACAGTCGAACAGTGAGAAACAGAAGAAAGTGGACAGTGGTCTAGGAGTGAGACCTCTAGAAAGTTATAACAGTTCGAGTTCCAGCAGCGGCAGGAACAGCACGACCGACATGAGCAACGACACGCTGGAGGAAGACACGGGGGTCTCATACAAGACCAAGCTGGAGAGCATCGCCAACATCGAAATAAACAATCTGGACCCCGACGTCATAACGTTAGAGGCGGTCATCAAACAGAGCATCGAAACTAACAGCATCTACCCGAAGTTCTCAGCAGCTTCGAAGGCAGAGCCTCCGGACGATAAGAATAACACCAAAGGGAACTCGACCTCAAGCGAGAGTCTGACTACAACGGAAATGAGCGACGAGCCCTACGACGACGACGGAATCACGGACAAGGACACGTGGAACGGCACGGACGGGTCCACGTTGCCTCCCACGTTACTGTTCTCGGAACACGAAAAAGTCAAAGAAACGGATAACAGAGACGGAGACAAAGAGAGCCAGGAGGCGAACCCTAAACCAACACATCAGGAGACGATGCGGCCCGCGGTCATCAAACTGAGAGGAGC TAACGCTTGCGAGACCAAAGAGGAGATGGCGGCTCCGTTTTGGGCGAACAGCACTCGCGGTGAGATGCTGGCTCTCCTCAACATGTACCCCTTCGAGCAGTACATACACCTGGAGACCTGCGTCCACAAACACAAGCAGATGTACTGCAGAGAGGGTTGCAG ATGCGAGCAGCAGTTCCGCCTGCACCGGCTCCTGGCGTACGACCCGCGGAACGAGTGCCGCGGAATCTTCGCGGACTGGTTCAAGTTCCCCGCGTGCTGCGTGTGCCGCTGTTACGACGTGCCGCTGGAGTTCCGCGCGCGCTCCCCCCGGATCCTACCGCCGCAGTACGACGACCAGGTCAAGAGACTCATATACGAGGACGCGGCCCGCGACTGGTACAGCATGCCCTACGACGACCTCTACTGA